In Bacillus sp. KH172YL63, one genomic interval encodes:
- a CDS encoding DUF948 domain-containing protein translates to MLEWSAAVAAVAFTILVIYFILTLRKIMATLDDTQETLSEARAAVHGITEEAEELMHTANQISVDVKGKMEAVDPLIESAHDIGDMIHDVTSSMKRTALQKNNRKTIHPRENTPVQIKLK, encoded by the coding sequence ATGCTTGAGTGGAGCGCCGCCGTTGCAGCTGTCGCCTTTACCATTCTTGTCATCTATTTCATTTTGACATTACGAAAAATCATGGCGACATTGGATGACACACAGGAAACGCTGTCTGAGGCAAGGGCTGCCGTTCATGGCATCACAGAGGAAGCAGAGGAACTGATGCATACTGCCAATCAAATTTCCGTTGATGTAAAAGGAAAAATGGAAGCTGTGGACCCTTTGATTGAGTCGGCCCATGATATCGGGGATATGATCCATGATGTGACAAGCTCGATGAAAAGGACGGCCCTGCAGAAGAATAACCGGAAAACCATTCACCCAAGGGAAAACACACCTGTGCAAATTAAGTTGAAGTAA
- a CDS encoding plasmid pRiA4b ORF-3 family protein, which produces MLIQCTKKLLDELKVTPVTEAENVNPLVSWHANIVKNGRYKFLVLVNDQNRYAIVLYGLKAKDRKNIQELIVRAMREVFRGESISDQVIDEYLSGAPDITFAKTKDRKLVARLNKACESVHFAEKYWEPESIVQVKMSRWISSLLVGDGGNSYFSPNEAMYKALEEMTGKPVFDRDALVLKVTLDLQGHSVWRKIRVPANTTFRGLHTAIQAAFGWYDSHLHDFTVYEKRKDGSITPSLELVCEEEALTDDCGYPVKMETDYQVKPFLSERIIYTYDFGDNWEHLIELEEVLHDVNSNDPICLDGEGNAPPEDVGSEPGYEQSLSIIQDPAHPEHEEMKEWGKMQGYEEFDLKEINWRMKMG; this is translated from the coding sequence ATGCTAATTCAATGTACCAAAAAGCTTCTTGACGAATTGAAGGTCACGCCTGTCACAGAGGCGGAAAATGTGAATCCGTTGGTTTCCTGGCACGCCAATATTGTAAAGAACGGTAGATACAAATTTCTTGTGCTCGTGAATGACCAAAACCGGTATGCCATCGTGCTATATGGATTGAAGGCGAAGGATCGAAAGAATATTCAGGAGCTGATTGTGAGGGCAATGCGAGAAGTGTTCCGCGGTGAATCGATTTCCGACCAGGTGATTGACGAATATTTGAGTGGGGCACCAGACATCACGTTCGCCAAGACGAAGGACAGAAAGCTTGTTGCCAGGTTAAACAAAGCATGTGAATCGGTCCATTTTGCAGAAAAATATTGGGAGCCGGAATCGATTGTGCAGGTGAAGATGAGCAGGTGGATCAGTTCGCTGCTTGTTGGAGATGGAGGAAATTCTTATTTCTCTCCGAATGAAGCGATGTACAAGGCACTGGAGGAAATGACCGGCAAGCCCGTGTTCGACCGGGACGCCCTTGTCCTGAAGGTGACGCTGGATCTTCAAGGCCACTCGGTGTGGAGGAAGATCAGGGTACCGGCAAACACTACGTTCAGAGGGCTCCACACTGCCATTCAAGCAGCGTTCGGCTGGTATGACAGTCACCTCCATGATTTTACCGTTTATGAGAAGAGAAAAGACGGATCCATCACGCCGAGCCTAGAACTGGTATGCGAAGAAGAAGCCTTAACCGACGACTGCGGTTACCCGGTGAAAATGGAAACCGATTATCAGGTGAAGCCGTTCCTGTCGGAGAGGATCATCTACACCTATGACTTCGGTGATAACTGGGAGCATCTTATCGAATTGGAGGAAGTGCTCCACGACGTCAATTCCAATGATCCAATATGCCTGGACGGAGAAGGAAACGCCCCGCCTGAAGATGTAGGCTCAGAACCGGGCTATGAACAATCCCTCTCCATCATTCAAGACCCCGCCCATCCTGAACATGAAGAAATGAAGGAGTGGGGGAAGATGCAGGGATATGAGGAGTTTGATTTGAAGGAGATTAATTGGCGGATGAAGATGGGGTGA
- a CDS encoding transposase, which translates to MPRQARTQSKTGVYHVIVRGVNKQEIFHDDHDRIKYLDLLKRYKSQSGFRMYAWCLMGNHVHLLLKEESEGISLVMKRVGVSYAFYYHSKYRTAGHLFQDRFKSERVENQKYFLTVARYIHQNPIKAGIVSLPHEWKWSSCLGYYGQTVYPPTLLDPNYLLSMFSPHLPIARTEFKQFNERNANDQCLDESSVIRLTDDEARVEIIKHIGSYQIPQVKSLPREERMTILKNIKTIPGLSQRQAARILGVSPSLVFKV; encoded by the coding sequence ATGCCTCGGCAAGCTAGAACCCAAAGTAAAACAGGAGTCTATCACGTCATTGTGCGGGGAGTAAATAAACAGGAAATCTTTCACGATGATCATGACCGCATAAAATACCTTGATTTATTGAAGAGATATAAAAGCCAATCAGGTTTTCGCATGTATGCATGGTGCCTGATGGGAAACCATGTTCACTTGTTGTTGAAAGAGGAAAGTGAAGGTATTTCACTTGTGATGAAGCGGGTGGGTGTAAGCTATGCGTTCTATTACCACTCTAAATATAGAACGGCGGGTCATCTTTTCCAGGATCGGTTTAAAAGTGAACGTGTAGAGAACCAAAAGTATTTTCTGACTGTTGCTAGATATATTCATCAGAATCCAATAAAGGCAGGGATTGTCTCCCTTCCACATGAATGGAAGTGGAGCAGCTGCCTCGGCTACTATGGACAGACTGTCTATCCCCCTACCCTGCTGGACCCCAACTATCTCCTATCAATGTTTTCTCCCCATCTACCCATTGCCCGGACTGAATTCAAACAATTTAATGAAAGAAATGCTAATGATCAATGCCTGGATGAAAGTTCTGTCATAAGATTGACTGATGATGAGGCAAGAGTGGAAATTATTAAACATATTGGTTCCTATCAAATACCACAAGTGAAAAGCTTACCAAGGGAAGAAAGAATGACCATACTCAAAAACATAAAAACAATACCAGGGTTGTCGCAAAGGCAGGCTGCCAGAATACTAGGGGTTTCTCCGAGTTTGGTGTTTAAGGTTTAG
- a CDS encoding helix-turn-helix transcriptional regulator has translation MDYSVIGKKIKEMRKVVGITQKDLAEEICTQALISRIEKGDIYPSATTLYQIAIKLGVDVNYFFEIGTTPRLDYITEVEKQLRDLRTFRNYEEMMELIKTEEKNPLFYKDNEKLQLLYWHKGIYQFEVKKDPDMAFSLLDQAYHLTAHRKKAMSEREMQILSSKGSVYFTLKNYDTTLHYYHQVENAIHKTGILQDKSIKTKLYYNIARVLTRKGELAQSTAYCKKAIKWCFSEELLWGIGELNYQIGYNYELDHKYEQALNYFHRAMNMFELRNDAANITFLTDKLKKLSGSIPT, from the coding sequence ATGGATTACTCAGTCATAGGGAAAAAGATAAAAGAAATGAGAAAGGTAGTAGGCATAACACAGAAGGACCTTGCTGAAGAAATCTGTACGCAAGCACTGATCAGCCGTATTGAGAAAGGAGATATTTACCCCAGTGCCACAACCTTATACCAAATTGCCATTAAGCTTGGTGTGGATGTGAATTATTTCTTTGAAATTGGAACTACACCCCGTTTGGATTACATCACAGAGGTGGAGAAGCAATTACGGGATTTAAGAACTTTCCGAAATTACGAGGAAATGATGGAATTGATCAAGACCGAGGAAAAGAACCCGCTTTTCTATAAGGATAACGAGAAATTGCAACTCCTCTATTGGCATAAGGGAATTTATCAGTTTGAAGTGAAGAAAGATCCCGACATGGCCTTCTCCCTTTTAGACCAAGCCTACCATTTAACAGCACATCGAAAAAAAGCCATGTCCGAACGTGAAATGCAAATTCTTTCAAGTAAAGGCTCGGTGTATTTCACCCTAAAAAACTATGACACAACCCTCCATTATTATCATCAAGTGGAAAACGCCATTCATAAAACAGGAATATTACAAGACAAGTCAATTAAAACCAAATTATATTACAATATTGCCAGGGTACTTACACGAAAGGGAGAATTGGCGCAATCGACTGCTTACTGCAAAAAAGCAATTAAATGGTGCTTCTCAGAAGAATTATTATGGGGAATCGGAGAATTGAATTATCAAATCGGTTATAATTATGAGCTGGATCATAAGTATGAACAAGCACTCAACTATTTTCACCGTGCCATGAATATGTTTGAATTGAGAAATGATGCAGCCAATATTACATTTCTTACCGATAAATTAAAGAAATTATCTGGTTCCATACCAACTTAG
- a CDS encoding LCP family glycopolymer transferase: MMKKAGIIIVGVIGVIIVAAGIYSASLYQSVKDTTSQMHEEIDREKPKASPKITEDKDTHAEPISLLLMGVDERSNDQGRSDALIVMTLNPEKEKMQMISIPRDTRTEIVGHGTTDKINHAYAFGGTKMAIETVENFTNTPIDYYIKVNMEALSSLVDAMGGVTVHNDLDWYDEGYYKKGYHYREGDIQLNGPKALGYVRMRHLDPRGDFGRNDRQRQIIAAIIDKASSASTVTKFNDILNVLGSNVKTDLTFDDMMDIQKNYRNAKNKIEQYEIKGQGGLIGGTYYLTVPEEEQTKVTEMLQDNLNNG; the protein is encoded by the coding sequence ATAATGAAAAAAGCAGGAATCATCATCGTTGGCGTCATAGGCGTCATCATAGTGGCTGCCGGTATATATTCAGCCTCTCTCTATCAATCAGTTAAAGACACTACAAGCCAAATGCATGAAGAAATCGACAGGGAGAAACCAAAAGCTTCCCCTAAGATTACTGAAGATAAAGATACCCACGCGGAACCCATTTCTCTTTTATTAATGGGGGTGGATGAAAGATCGAACGACCAGGGCCGGTCAGACGCACTAATCGTCATGACATTGAACCCTGAAAAGGAAAAAATGCAAATGATCAGTATTCCCCGTGATACCCGGACAGAAATTGTCGGACACGGCACAACAGACAAAATCAATCATGCGTATGCCTTTGGCGGAACCAAAATGGCTATCGAAACGGTTGAGAATTTCACTAATACCCCAATCGATTATTATATTAAAGTGAATATGGAAGCTCTCAGTTCCCTGGTGGATGCAATGGGTGGGGTGACCGTTCATAATGACCTTGATTGGTATGACGAAGGGTATTACAAGAAAGGCTATCACTATCGTGAGGGGGATATTCAGCTTAACGGACCAAAGGCACTCGGCTATGTGAGAATGAGACATTTAGATCCCCGCGGCGATTTCGGTCGGAATGATCGTCAACGTCAAATCATTGCTGCCATCATAGACAAAGCCTCGAGCGCATCAACAGTAACCAAATTTAATGATATTCTAAACGTCTTGGGAAGTAATGTGAAGACAGATCTAACCTTCGACGACATGATGGATATCCAGAAAAATTACCGTAATGCCAAGAACAAGATTGAACAATATGAAATAAAGGGACAAGGCGGCCTGATTGGTGGAACCTATTACCTGACCGTCCCGGAAGAAGAACAGACCAAAGTAACAGAAATGCTCCAGGATAATTTGAATAATGGTTGA
- a CDS encoding SRPBCC family protein, with protein sequence MPVIYHEIHIKAPINVCFDLARNVDIHIETTSRTKERAIGGVTSGLLEKGDFVTWEATHLGMRQTLTAKITKMEKPYSFTDVMVKGAFHSFTHEHQFIDSGTRTIMKDTFSYKSPLSILGIMVDKVFLEKYMNSFISRRAKELKRIAES encoded by the coding sequence ATGCCTGTCATTTATCATGAGATTCACATCAAAGCACCCATCAATGTCTGCTTTGATCTTGCTAGAAATGTAGATATACATATAGAAACAACCAGCCGCACAAAAGAAAGAGCTATCGGTGGTGTGACATCCGGCCTGCTGGAGAAAGGCGATTTCGTCACCTGGGAAGCGACTCATTTAGGAATGAGACAAACGTTAACAGCTAAGATCACCAAAATGGAAAAACCATATTCATTTACAGATGTTATGGTGAAAGGGGCATTCCACTCATTCACCCATGAACACCAATTTATAGATAGCGGGACAAGGACAATCATGAAAGATACCTTTTCTTATAAATCTCCACTTAGCATTCTGGGTATCATGGTTGATAAGGTATTCTTAGAAAAGTACATGAATTCTTTTATAAGCAGGCGTGCAAAAGAGTTAAAGAGGATTGCAGAATCATAA
- a CDS encoding YwqH-like family protein, producing MTFIKKGMNPLSYLSYMQAQLTEKKEQVNRLESSIRVLENIQNEFVYNRNSIEDPELSPHTWQGQSANAFNEIRKDISLSYRDLYQFQLSESINVFENKVHALYSEIQALQYSISQEISRINEEKRKGENHVG from the coding sequence ATGACATTTATTAAAAAGGGGATGAATCCGTTGTCCTATCTATCATATATGCAAGCTCAGCTCACTGAAAAAAAAGAGCAGGTCAATCGCTTAGAATCCAGTATCCGAGTGCTTGAGAACATACAAAACGAGTTCGTTTACAACCGGAACTCAATAGAAGATCCTGAACTCTCCCCACATACATGGCAGGGCCAGTCAGCGAATGCTTTTAACGAAATTCGTAAAGATATTTCATTGAGCTACAGGGACCTTTATCAATTTCAATTGAGCGAGTCTATCAATGTATTTGAAAATAAAGTTCATGCACTCTACTCTGAGATCCAGGCCCTGCAATACAGTATCTCTCAAGAAATTTCCAGAATAAATGAAGAAAAGAGGAAAGGAGAGAACCACGTTGGGTGA
- a CDS encoding YwqI/YxiC family protein: protein MGEELKIRYSAVEQAVTNIDNVAGSLDAELPTDVASGNQLEVVERINELNHQLREIRDLYKEILAKNNQSVKKSLTSMEEADHQLSSSIKLP, encoded by the coding sequence TTGGGTGAAGAACTTAAAATACGCTACAGTGCTGTAGAACAAGCTGTTACGAACATTGACAACGTTGCTGGGTCTCTTGACGCGGAACTGCCGACGGATGTTGCCAGTGGGAATCAACTGGAGGTAGTTGAACGAATAAATGAACTGAATCATCAATTGAGGGAGATCAGGGATTTGTATAAAGAAATTCTGGCAAAGAATAATCAGTCTGTAAAAAAATCATTAACCAGCATGGAGGAAGCGGACCATCAACTATCTTCCTCCATAAAGCTACCTTAG
- a CDS encoding LXG domain-containing protein, producing the protein MKILDSQSLHTGIAKLINNLSAEGKQIHALQRDIEAFIHLDDSFEGKGGAAIRAFYEEFHGTLLSAYSYLLEDFERTLSNIKSAAENLEPNQTGYIQQSFLSHDLKASLRKSENLTLDLVDEANSTISRVSDIVYSPLLHENRFTSLQQQAQNKVDQTVEDLTAFDTSQTKELDSVEQNIQLLKKYLYEVNGMFKNETLNIHTYESSMLDDSKFHEHVHSYQQNRKLSVFGDMFLSPFDTINSKMSWGDNLLAGYQTLSVLSAGVFSSKLKVHYLGSKPTLWQKLRGKYEFSVRTDPSWTSKGKHSSKLAKKILTFSRAETPSNPMLRQLQRFVKTYESPAHIYKHAAGFPKNFNKLTGTQLKTSIYNRMTTGTKEIIGNTAKAKGLTTVGKRIPIVGTAVSVVANLGEFTSPENVNMSRSEQFGRFAGGVGTDMLAIGAGAQLGATIGSVGGPVGIIVGGAVGGLVGGLASSKFGGKVKDVTGKISKEIGEVATMKISKIKDSVTSWFN; encoded by the coding sequence ATGAAGATATTGGATTCACAATCACTACATACCGGTATCGCAAAATTGATAAACAATCTTTCAGCGGAAGGGAAGCAGATTCATGCCCTTCAACGTGATATTGAAGCTTTTATTCATCTTGACGATTCTTTTGAAGGAAAAGGAGGAGCTGCCATCCGTGCTTTCTATGAGGAATTTCATGGGACCCTTCTCTCTGCCTATTCCTATCTATTAGAAGACTTCGAGCGAACCCTTAGCAATATCAAGAGTGCAGCCGAAAACTTAGAGCCCAATCAAACCGGGTATATTCAACAATCATTTCTTTCCCATGACCTAAAAGCATCCTTAAGAAAGAGCGAAAACCTGACACTTGATCTGGTTGATGAAGCTAATTCCACAATCAGCCGGGTCAGTGATATTGTTTACTCACCACTTCTTCATGAAAACCGGTTTACTAGTCTGCAACAACAGGCTCAAAACAAAGTCGACCAAACAGTTGAAGACTTGACTGCATTTGATACCTCCCAAACAAAGGAACTTGATTCGGTCGAACAAAATATTCAGCTATTAAAAAAGTATTTATACGAAGTGAACGGGATGTTTAAGAATGAAACTTTAAACATTCATACTTACGAAAGTTCCATGCTAGATGACTCAAAGTTTCATGAACACGTACATTCATATCAACAAAATCGCAAGTTATCAGTCTTTGGGGACATGTTCCTATCACCATTTGATACTATCAATAGTAAAATGAGTTGGGGAGACAACCTTCTTGCAGGCTATCAAACGCTCTCCGTCCTGTCTGCAGGTGTATTTTCTTCCAAACTTAAAGTTCACTATCTTGGCAGCAAGCCCACACTGTGGCAGAAACTAAGAGGCAAATACGAGTTCAGTGTCAGAACCGATCCTTCTTGGACAAGTAAAGGGAAACACAGCTCCAAGCTGGCGAAAAAAATCCTTACATTTTCAAGAGCAGAAACGCCAAGTAACCCCATGTTAAGACAGTTGCAAAGATTCGTTAAGACGTACGAAAGCCCTGCCCACATATATAAACACGCTGCCGGTTTCCCAAAAAACTTTAATAAGTTAACCGGAACACAGTTAAAGACGAGTATATATAATCGTATGACGACTGGTACTAAAGAGATCATTGGAAATACAGCGAAGGCAAAAGGGCTTACTACAGTAGGTAAAAGAATTCCGATTGTTGGAACGGCCGTTTCAGTTGTGGCAAACTTAGGAGAATTCACCTCTCCCGAAAATGTAAACATGAGTCGCTCCGAGCAATTCGGTCGTTTTGCAGGTGGAGTAGGAACAGACATGTTAGCAATCGGTGCTGGTGCTCAGTTAGGGGCAACAATTGGCAGTGTAGGGGGACCTGTCGGCATAATCGTCGGCGGAGCGGTCGGGGGACTAGTCGGTGGTCTTGCAAGTTCTAAATTTGGTGGCAAAGTCAAGGATGTCACAGGAAAGATCAGCAAAGAAATTGGAGAAGTAGCAACTATGAAGATCAGTAAGATAAAGGATTCTGTAACCAGTTGGTTTAACTAA
- a CDS encoding cell wall-binding repeat-containing protein, whose amino-acid sequence MKKLLSVIFIISMFVILPSYSFAEEGTTGTCEMTIMTNNLGIENAATPTNYCKGAIVGFYQAGLFHLDGAYTGQVKYSGQKFAISNPFSPNVEEILTVYTIVPGENAMNYVRISGSNRLDTAIEVSKQGWPTGLTSPEKSVIIARADDPADALAASSLSGLKNAPILLTYSSNINQAVLDELKRLSPKKIYFVGGTAAVGKEVESKIVRLGYKTERLSGASRFETAAKINELISKESKVTKAIIANGYTVADALSASAYASIKGVPIYLANNDNLPVELPNHINTVDIYGGKAVISEKLSNRLKAKGYSVNRISGKNRYGTSVDGAKQLYTTSPNVILVRGESTSKTKQDYPDAVVASGLAKQLHAKVLLVHPTITPDEVKNFLKNNKGKIYVLGGESAVSKEVIKSIFDH is encoded by the coding sequence ATGAAAAAGTTATTAAGTGTAATTTTTATTATTTCTATGTTTGTAATTCTTCCGTCTTATTCATTTGCAGAAGAGGGAACCACCGGAACCTGTGAAATGACTATTATGACGAATAACCTAGGCATAGAAAATGCCGCAACCCCTACAAACTATTGTAAAGGGGCTATTGTGGGATTTTACCAAGCCGGTCTTTTTCATTTAGATGGTGCTTATACTGGCCAGGTAAAGTATAGCGGACAAAAATTTGCAATAAGCAACCCTTTCTCTCCCAATGTAGAGGAAATTCTAACTGTTTATACAATAGTTCCTGGAGAGAACGCTATGAATTATGTTCGCATTTCAGGATCTAATCGACTAGATACAGCAATTGAAGTGTCTAAACAGGGATGGCCAACTGGATTAACTAGTCCTGAAAAATCTGTGATTATTGCTAGAGCAGATGATCCCGCTGATGCTCTAGCTGCGTCTAGTCTCTCGGGACTTAAAAACGCTCCTATTCTCCTAACCTATTCATCAAACATAAACCAGGCTGTACTAGATGAACTAAAGAGATTAAGTCCTAAGAAAATATACTTTGTCGGCGGAACTGCTGCAGTAGGTAAAGAAGTTGAAAGTAAAATAGTAAGATTAGGATACAAAACTGAGCGTCTGTCCGGTGCAAGCCGGTTTGAAACAGCGGCCAAAATTAATGAACTCATATCTAAAGAAAGTAAAGTAACTAAAGCTATTATTGCAAACGGATATACAGTAGCTGATGCGCTTTCTGCTTCTGCATATGCGTCTATTAAAGGTGTACCCATATATTTAGCGAATAACGACAATTTACCTGTTGAGTTACCCAATCACATTAATACGGTAGATATTTATGGAGGGAAGGCTGTTATCTCTGAAAAACTCTCCAATCGGCTAAAAGCTAAAGGTTATAGTGTCAACCGTATTTCAGGTAAGAATCGCTATGGTACGAGTGTAGATGGAGCCAAGCAATTATATACAACAAGCCCCAATGTAATATTGGTTCGCGGAGAGTCAACATCTAAAACAAAGCAAGATTACCCGGATGCGGTTGTTGCATCTGGGCTAGCAAAACAATTACATGCAAAGGTATTATTAGTGCATCCAACTATAACACCTGACGAAGTAAAAAACTTTTTAAAAAACAACAAAGGAAAAATATATGTACTTGGTGGAGAAAGTGCTGTTTCCAAGGAAGTAATCAAGAGCATTTTTGACCATTGA
- a CDS encoding phospho-sugar mutase: MNWQASLDKWKSYQELDQELNTQLIEKYTDEKSLEDAFYKNLEFGTGGMRGELGPGTNRMNIYTIRKASEGLARYIVNQGEEAKIRGVVIAYDSRYKSPEFAMEAAKTLATHGIHTYVFDELTPTPELSFAVRHLHAFSGIVITASHNPPEYNGFKVYGEDGGQLIPEEADKVIQHVNKVENELDILVRSEEELKEKGLIQMIGEKVDRFYLDQLLTISESPGISKEVDLSIVFSPLHGTGLKMAEKGLAALGFENVHVVKEQSMPDPEFSTVKSPNPEEKDAFELAIRDGRERNADILIATDPDADRLGVAVKDVNGEYILLTGNQTGAILMNYILNRKQAKGTMPANGRVFKTIVTSELGRKVAESYGASVEDVLTGFKFIGEKIKNYEQTGEYEFLFGYEESYGYLIGDFARDKDAIQAVLMAAEAAAYYKKQGKTLYDVLLELYERFGFYQEGLESLTLKGKDGSEQIQSILRTCREKPLKVLGGLNVVTSEDYQTSTRISKGTEEKISLPTSNVIKYFLEDGSWICLRPSGTEPKIKFYFSVVGSSLEESERKLAQLKQELMNKIDGMLTELAK, translated from the coding sequence ATGAACTGGCAAGCATCATTAGATAAGTGGAAATCGTATCAGGAACTAGACCAAGAGTTAAATACACAATTAATAGAGAAATATACAGATGAAAAAAGCCTTGAAGATGCCTTCTATAAAAATCTTGAATTCGGCACAGGGGGCATGCGGGGAGAATTGGGACCCGGGACGAACCGTATGAACATCTACACCATTCGCAAAGCATCAGAAGGTTTGGCAAGATACATAGTAAATCAAGGAGAAGAGGCAAAAATTCGTGGAGTGGTCATTGCGTACGATTCAAGATACAAGTCTCCTGAGTTTGCAATGGAAGCCGCTAAAACATTAGCTACCCACGGTATTCATACATATGTATTTGATGAATTGACTCCTACGCCGGAACTTTCTTTTGCTGTAAGGCATCTTCATGCTTTCTCCGGTATCGTTATTACGGCAAGTCACAATCCTCCTGAATATAACGGATTTAAAGTATATGGAGAGGACGGGGGTCAATTGATTCCTGAAGAAGCTGATAAAGTCATCCAACACGTAAACAAAGTTGAAAATGAGTTGGACATTTTGGTTAGATCTGAAGAAGAATTAAAAGAAAAAGGGCTTATCCAAATGATTGGAGAGAAAGTGGACCGTTTTTATCTGGATCAACTCCTGACAATTTCAGAATCACCTGGGATTTCGAAAGAAGTAGATCTAAGCATCGTTTTTTCTCCATTACATGGAACAGGGCTGAAAATGGCGGAGAAGGGGCTTGCTGCCCTTGGATTTGAAAACGTCCATGTAGTAAAGGAACAATCAATGCCAGATCCTGAGTTCTCTACGGTGAAATCACCTAATCCTGAAGAAAAGGATGCATTTGAACTGGCAATTCGTGATGGGCGGGAACGAAACGCTGACATTCTCATTGCAACCGATCCTGATGCCGATCGCCTAGGTGTAGCCGTGAAGGATGTGAACGGAGAATATATCCTTCTTACAGGGAATCAGACCGGTGCAATCCTGATGAACTATATCCTCAACCGTAAACAAGCAAAGGGCACGATGCCTGCCAATGGACGGGTGTTCAAAACCATTGTCACGTCTGAGCTGGGCCGGAAAGTCGCAGAATCATATGGAGCGAGCGTGGAAGACGTTCTGACAGGATTCAAATTTATCGGTGAGAAAATCAAGAACTATGAACAGACTGGTGAATATGAGTTTTTATTCGGTTATGAAGAAAGCTATGGCTACCTAATCGGGGACTTCGCACGAGACAAAGATGCCATCCAGGCTGTTTTGATGGCTGCTGAAGCAGCGGCTTACTATAAGAAACAAGGAAAGACACTTTATGATGTGCTGCTGGAATTATATGAACGCTTCGGTTTCTACCAAGAAGGGTTGGAATCATTGACCCTTAAAGGAAAAGACGGATCAGAGCAAATTCAATCGATTCTGCGGACGTGCAGAGAGAAGCCTCTTAAAGTGTTAGGGGGGCTGAATGTAGTCACGAGTGAAGATTATCAGACCAGCACCCGTATTTCTAAGGGCACAGAAGAGAAAATCTCACTTCCAACTTCGAATGTGATTAAGTATTTCTTAGAAGATGGATCATGGATCTGTCTCCGCCCATCTGGAACGGAACCTAAGATCAAGTTCTATTTTAGTGTAGTGGGAAGTTCCTTGGAAGAAAGTGAACGGAAATTGGCTCAGTTAAAGCAAGAGTTGATGAACAAAATTGATGGGATGTTAACCGAATTGGCGAAATAA